catgaggcatcagtgtatttacTCCctgttcagagtctgggggacggagcttcaacttctctaatgagattatgggagaaagatttaaactttgtataggaggagggagtgtgggctaggattctaaaaaacataaagtctacatctcgagatgcaagggtgcgtctgatgcaatttaagattttacattgagtctattggaccccctctagattgtataggcttggtcttaaagacacacccacctgctggtgatgccaatcagaagacggggacacaagtcatgttttttggggatgtgttaagatccaagaattttggggaggcctgggtagctcagcgagtattgacgttgactaccacccctggagtcgcgaggtcgaatccagggcgtgctgagtgactccagccaggtctccttagcaaccaaattggcccggttgctggggggtagagtcatatggggtaacctctttgtgatcgcgattaggggttctcgctctcaatggggcacgtggtaagttgtgcgtggatcccagagagtagcatgagcctcccttGCTGTGAGTCTCAGTGGTGTCATTCTaggaggtgatttttagaaggctgggaaaatgggatttgttcgataggaagtggggtgggtATTTGGCTTTTTTGAGGGGTTCTCGGGGagaggcagtggagagggatttctagtttagatgtgtatgtgctttcttgttgttttttgaaagtatcctttttttaattaattaatttatttatttatttatttatttgtgttctaaTTGTTGGAgaccactgtagtgcgtgtttgtgttggggggggggggggggtgtttagggggaggggtttaatgtatataattgattctgtattttatgttgtgtttgtttgtcttatgaatggaatcaatacaaaatgttaataacaaaaaaataatcagaataaacaattcttccaacAAGCCAGAattatctgttttataataattgcaaataataaaccattaatttttaaacaaatttttaaaaaagtgtgtgtgtgtgtgtgggggggggggggggtacatatAGGCCTCTaactagtggtggtgattttgattaatttcagtggctcgattttttatttttttattaatttttttattccattcaCCAAAAGATTCATTTAGATTCATTCTTGACCATTTCTGCAAGTGACGCCTTTGCGCCTGTAGATGGTACCATATGACCGTCTTTAAGTAATTGCATTTAACCAAAAGCAGTCATTCACGACCAGAACACTAATTATCCTTGAATAAAATTTGTGTTTCTACAATTCCACTAACAGACTTTAGCACTGCAgggtgtttaagcatcataagtgtttccccacatatgacaacaaagcatatataTCATACTGTGTACAGCTGAGCACatctttttatcaagctatacaaaaaagacaacaatactaagctacaaaataattatgagtttcaataatgtccgtatgtcattgtaatgtgtggtcatcacccacttttattcataattcatctggCCCCTTCTCTAGTTGAATGAGATTGATGAACTGAACGAACGACATGCAGCTCAGCAGATCCTCGATCATGATGACCGATTCATTCATCTCGTTCGCGAACGAGtgcaccagtacattcagttcattcatgaaCAAGATGACCGACTGGTTcaggggtgtattcgttcagtgggtcaaaccaatgacaTGCTCCTTCATGGCCAGTACGCAAATACTATTGGCTTGCGCTtaagtcagtctttaaaagcaacacaaatggaatttgcatgtctacaaatgtacaaagaaacacattttgagtttgaaGAAACAATAACCATTTTCACAtaaatggcaggtcttattttcctATGTTATGTCAAATGatgggcttaaagggatagttcacccaaaaatgacaattctcatcattccagatgtgcatgactttctttcttctgcggaacacaaatttagatttttagaagaatatttcagctctgtaggtccatacaatgcaatgcaaaaagcacataaagtcagcataaatgtaatccataagactccagtggttaaatccatatcttcagaagtgatatgataggtgtggatgagagagatatcaatatttaaatccatttttgctagaaattcttctccctgcgcagtagggggcatatgcataaagaatgggaatcaccaaaaacacaagaagaagaatgtgaaagtgaaagttaaattggAGACTTTCCaagttaaattttgatctgtttctcaaccacacctatcaaatcgcttctgaagacattgatttaaccactggagtcatatggattacttttatgctgacctactatgtgatttttggagctttaaaatattggcacccattcacttgcattgtatggaccagaaGAGCTGagaaaatcttctaaaaatcttaatttgtgttctgctgaagaaagaaagtcatacacatctgggatggcataagggtaagtaaaagatgagagaattttcatatttgggtgaactatttctttaactttGACTAAGACAGAAAAAGTTCGAGAAAACCCAAAATAAATGACACTGTGCACCAAACcacaacatttacatttgtaattcATGTCCTTTTAACTGTATTCCCTTTagttatttttacacattcataaattgggggtTATGTTTTGTGAATATCCATAAACATGTCTTTCTCTTGCATTTCAtcactttctctccttgttgaacacAACTGACTCATGCTGAACTGAACGAACGATGTGCCTCCTCTCATTCAGTCGTTCAGCAGATCGTGTTCACGAACGAGATGACTGAGCCATTTATTTTGTTCGTTGTCGACTTTCAAGAATATTCGGTTCGTTCATGAGCGAGACGTCTCATCTTGCTCAGACCCCGATGAGCGGCTCGACTTGTTCAGTACAGGGGCGTATTCATTCAGCGGGTGAAACCAATAATATGTTGCTTCACAGCCCTCACTTGAATGCTGttggctcatgctatagtcagtctttataGGTATGAAAAGCattagagctcattggcttcgaaagggagagatGTTAGTGATAtagagaaatatgagtcagtgtatggaggtgaatgagaatgatttatttacttaaagattcgttcaaaaagaCCAATTCATTTATGAATGAAACATCACTACCTCTAACGAGAAACCCAGACTTttgtatgtaagggataatgtacagtcagccggttgttttcgcaatatattatatataaatatatcttgtatcaccctgaagtgGCTTATTTTGCTAAAACaacaggctgactgtacattatccacttattacacagttactaaccaaataaatgaataaatgcacatgaaatattgatttgtgttgatattatgttattttgtgagaagaaagaaatagctgaacatctgaattccacctctggaattctgttagtgtttattttgtgaaaaaaaatccatctgactgctcattatccatcttattacaagactacttgccaaataaataaataaatgggcatgaaaCATTAttatgagtttaaattattttattagattaCTTGTAGTGATCGCAGAGTGATAAGAGAAGAaggaaagatgactcacaatacccggatgaccggtctgatatgACTTAATCGCCGGATGTGCAGTTGTTCTCAaacatatcagaccactagatggtgtcattgaccaatcagaatagagtattccataGAGctgtgaaataaatatataaatttctGACAGCCGACAGAAATACCCAAGCTTCTGGACACACATGATTGCTGAAATATCAGTAACACACAAGGTATAAATTACATTGACGAAATTTCCTGCTTCCTTTCCTATACATGTTTGTTTAGAATGCTGGATTTGATGATTGTGGTGTGTGGGTTAAATAAAGTGAGACTTGGGAGACATGAGGCTTTGTAGCAGTTTTACTTTGAAAACAAAGTGCTTGGAAAATCAGCAGACTCATCTGAGGAATTAAGACCTTTGAGATCCTTTTATATCATTCAATCTAACACTTGTTCTTTATCCTTATATAGCACAGAGAAGATACTGTTCCAACTAGCCTAACTGATAAACACACTCAACCTTTTTTAGGTTTAATCTAAATGCTACTGCTTTTACATTGCAGGTTATTCAAAACTATGTACCTGGCACTTCTTTAAAACCACACTTCCATACAGACATAGACACACAAATATACAGCATACACAAAGAGCCtttatcaaaacatttaaaattcatAATCAAGCATTCCTGTTTCTAATACTAATTTACAATCAGCATTCCTTTTCTACAATAAtctctatataaaaataaaacacttgctTGAAACATTCACACTTGAGAACAATAACAAATGCTATAACGTACAATCTcctaatctaacataaaacactAAAATATAACGCCAGTACCCCTAATTTATTACATTGCAACAGcttgatttttttataattattattcagaTGCTTAgatttttgtaaaacaaatgtgattatttttctTTAGAGAATATTTACTGAAAGAGGTCACTATATACTGTAACTATTGTAATTGCTACTGTTGCTACTACTATTTATCATAATTATTGTACTATTAAAATGCATCTTAACTGTAAATCCCTGAATAGTAAAGAGATTATTATGCTAAAAGAGGTTGAGAGGGGTTTTCATTTGTATTCTCTTTCTGTTGTTCTCTCTGAATCTCTACAACACTTTCAATTTGGCCGTCAATCTGAAGCTCTTCATACCCCCTGTTTATCTTGATGGCAGAAAATCTCCTTCTTTTCACTACCAACACTGTTCCAGCCACCACAAGCGCAATCAAAACAATTACACCAACAGCTACACCAGTCTTTTCTCCTCCAGACATCTGAGAAGAAGTGCTGTCAAACAATAATACCATTTGACTAATCTCACCAGGCTTTGCCAGTCGCCACATTTTAGTTTCTCCAACTCTCACCCAGGAGTGATCGCCTTCAGTCATTACAGCTACAGTGTTTGTCGCAATCATGCTGACCAGTGCTGGTTTTGTGAATGGTGGTAGGCGGACAGGTGTTAACTGACCACCAGTGAACACACCTGACTGGACACAGTATAATACCTGACAGCCGTCGCTAATGGCAGCAAGATGTTGGCTGAATTGAGGTGGACAGCGAGATTGGCCCTTTGCGAGAGGGTTTCCAGATTGACAGCTAAAGAAACCCCCAAATGGCACAGAGAATCTTGTTCCTGTCTCATAATCATTGCTCAAACAAACCATCATACCATTAGACAAAAACATTTGGGCAAAGAAATTTGGAGGACAACCATGAGATTTGGTCAATGGGTTTTGCAAAGATGATCCAAATAAACCTCCAAAAAGATACCCAGAGTATTCAGAGGATTTCTCTGTTGTGGAACACCAGTAAGTATCCATTTTTGCACGACGGACACGGTAAGCATCACCGCACGTTTGGTCACAACAAGTAGACAACCATAAGAAACCACATGAATGACAGTGTCTGTGGCACTCATAATGATTGTAACCTCTTTCTACTGTCTCAGAACGTAACAGAGTGGCAATGTATGGCTGACGGCATGAATAATCACCAGTGTCTGGATTTTTCTTTGCTAACTCGTCACAGATGGCATTTCCATCTAATGTCAACGCATCACATTTTTGGTAAATGCCACCAAAGCTAAGATTGGTGACTGGACCCTCACAGGATGCATCATCCACATTTGCCtggaaattaaaatttttggaatCTGGATTTACACACCCTGGAATGATATTTACTTTGTAGTAACGCTCTGCTGCCTGACGGACTGATAAACCCAATTTACGTACTGTTGGTACTGGTAGGTCTGGAAATATTGATGGATTAAGAAAATAGTGCAGTGGCAGCCCAGAGCGGTCAATAGCCACCAGATTATTGAGCGTGCTCTCTTGCCACTTCTGCAGTGTGATGCCTGGGTAGAATAGAGCCCCTCCGTGGCTCAAAATCATAGAATATGTGATGTTACCCTGATAAGTGCTGGTTTCAGAGGTTCCTTTGGATTCTTTGCCACTAATATCAAATTTAACTTT
This is a stretch of genomic DNA from Myxocyprinus asiaticus isolate MX2 ecotype Aquarium Trade chromosome 24, UBuf_Myxa_2, whole genome shotgun sequence. It encodes these proteins:
- the LOC127414920 gene encoding macrophage-expressed gene 1 protein-like: MESRTFCLLMLCWFINVCNLHPIIRPSNGLRECRRNSSLTALEVLPGGGWDNLRNLDMGRVMNLSYSQCQTTEDGVYLIPDEIFVIPQKVSGVETNSEIIMSWLEQKSSTSSSINADASFFSTVNAKFSTENQRMKTHQVKENSVTARVQVRNHLYTVKAYPDFTLDSRFARQAEEIADAIENNQTRQATYLSEKLILDYGTHVITSVDAGATLVQEDYIKMSFVSNSQSDTSSVSASAGANFFDKVKFDISGKESKGTSETSTYQGNITYSMILSHGGALFYPGITLQKWQESTLNNLVAIDRSGLPLHYFLNPSIFPDLPVPTVRKLGLSVRQAAERYYKVNIIPGCVNPDSKNFNFQANVDDASCEGPVTNLSFGGIYQKCDALTLDGNAICDELAKKNPDTGDYSCRQPYIATLLRSETVERGYNHYECHRHCHSCGFLWLSTCCDQTCGDAYRVRRAKMDTYWCSTTEKSSEYSGYLFGGLFGSSLQNPLTKSHGCPPNFFAQMFLSNGMMVCLSNDYETGTRFSVPFGGFFSCQSGNPLAKGQSRCPPQFSQHLAAISDGCQVLYCVQSGVFTGGQLTPVRLPPFTKPALVSMIATNTVAVMTEGDHSWVRVGETKMWRLAKPGEISQMVLLFDSTSSQMSGGEKTGVAVGVIVLIALVVAGTVLVVKRRRFSAIKINRGYEELQIDGQIESVVEIQREQQKENTNENPSQPLLA